The DNA sequence CTTCCGGCCTGCCCGGCCTTTGATAAAAAAAAATCAAATTTTTTTTCACAAATCGTCTATAAGTCGCGCTTTTTTTTCTCTAAGCTGTAAAGAGCGTCTTACGGCCGGGCTGCCGATGTCTTCGGGCGAAAGATCCGGACCATGAACCAGGTATATGCAAGGGGAACACAACGAGTTGTTTAATGACAGGACTGCCGGAGATATCCGGAAAGTGTTGAAAACTCCGGAGGCTGAGCGGCTTTCTCCGGGGGAGAAGGAACAACTATGGGAAAAGATTGACGGAAGTATTCCCCGGAAAAAAGGGTGGGTCCGGCGGCTCGGCTGGTTGAAAGTAGCGGCCGCGGTTATTTTTTCAGCAGGAATGGGCAGCTGGCTGCTGTTTAACACGGCAGCTACTTCGCCGCTGGAACAAATGGTGGCTGCTGCCCGCCTGGCGGATACGCTGGCGGCTTCTGAGATCGAAGTGGTCACGATCAATACGAAGGAAAGCGCTGAGGAAGGGGACGAACCTGTGTATAAAACGGTGGTGGTCCCTTACGGGAAGCGGACCATGCTTACCCTGCAGGACAGTACGCGAATATGGCTTAATTCCGGTTCAAAACTTGTTTATCCGGAAGTTTTCGAGGACGGGCAGCGCCAGGTTTACCTGGAAGGCGAGGCCTATTTTGATGTGCAGCATAGCGAGAGCCGGCCTTTCTTTGTTCAGACGAAGGATATGGAAATAAAAGTGCTGGGCACGGAGTTTAACGTGAGCGCCTATTCTGACGACGAAAATTCCAATGTGGTGCTGGTAAAGGGAAGCATTGAGCTGACAACCAACCGGACCAGTTTTTCAGAGAAAGTTAAAACCCGGCTGGTCCCCCACGAGATTGCGGTTTATAACCCGGCGGAAAAAGACCTGGAAATAAGCAATACAGTCGTGGAGGAATACGTTTCATGGAGGACAGGCTCTATGGTCTTTAAGAACAGCCGCCTCAGCGAAATCCTTAAAAAGCTGCAGCGCTACTACCGGATGCAAATTGAGCTGGAAGATCCCGGGCTGGGAACGGCAACCTTTACGGGGCCGCTCGACCTGAAAAAAAATATTGAGTCGGTAATGGATATTATTTGCCTTACCACTTCTTTGGTTTATGAAAAGGAGGAAGGGAAGATCGTACTTAAAGAAAATAAATAAAAAACGGAAGGCGTTGCAGCGCCTTCCGCCGGGAACCGCTTGGGGGCGGTTCCTTAATTGTTAAACTAAAACTAAACAAATGTATGAAAAAATGTGACCGGAGAGTGACGGATCTCCTGCGTATTATGAAGCTCACCACTTTATTTCTCCTGCTTGGAATGATGACTGTTTCCGCTGAAGGCTATTCTCAAAAACGCCTTACCGTCCTGGTGAATAACGGGACGCTGAATGATCTTTTTAACCAGATCCAGCAGCAGAGTGACTATCTTATCTTCTACAGGGATGAAGTGCTGGCCGGAAACCGCCTGGAAAAGATCAACCTGGAACTTAAGAATAAAAAGATCGGCGATATTTTAGACCGGGCGCTGAAAGGCACCCACCTTACCTACCGCATTTCCGGCCGCCAGATAGCTGTAATTGAAGATATTCCTGAAAACAGGGAACTGATACAGCAGGAAGTGAGCGGGACCGTGCAGGATACCTCCGGCATGCCTTTGCCCGGCGTGTCCGTCCAGGTAAAAGGCACGACGACAGGAACTATGACGGATATAGAAGGCCGGTTTACCCTTCCTGCCGGACCTGAAGACGTGCTGGTGATTTCCCTGATGGGCTTTCTTTCAAAAGAAGTACCCGTTGGCGGGCAGGATGAACTCACAATCAACCTGCAGGAGGATGTAGCCAGGCTGGAGCAGGTGGTAGTGGTCGGCTACGGTACCCAGAAACGCTCCAGCATAACCGGCGCGGTTACCGCAGTAGATGCGGCGGATCTTAATAATATGGCCGCCTCTAACCTGTCCAATACCCTCGCCGGCAGGGCGCCGGGAGTGAACGTGACGAATACTTCAGGATTGTCCGGCGCCAGTTCCAGGATCCGGATCCGGGGAAGCTTCGGGGAACCGCTGTATGTGATTGACGGGATCGTTCGGGACAAAGCCGCTTTCGATGCGCTGGAAGCTTCCGAAGTTAACCAGATGAGCTTTCTGAAAGATGCCGCCACGGCTTCCATTTATGGTTCCCGGGCAGGGAATGGCGTTGTGCTGGTAACCACGAAAAAAGGAAAAGCACAGGAGGCGACTTTTAATTTCCAGTCCAATTACACGATGGGCCGGCCAACCATGACCCTCCTTTCAGACCTTACCACGGCCACGGACGAACTGATCTACCAAAACCGGGTCGCCGAATTTAACGGGAATGCCGCCCCCAACGGAACCGAGGAGTTCGAATATTTTGAGAACCGGAGTTATAACGTGCATGATTTTATCTGGAGAAACCCCAGCTTTCACCGCCAGTCCTTGTCAGTAACGGGAGGCAATGAAAAGGTTACATATTATTCCCTTCTCAGCTACCGCGATGAACAAGGTTCCTATACTTCCGTAGACCACCAGAAGTATAATTTGAGAAGTAATATTTCGGCTAATATCACGGATGCCGTTAGCGTGGATCTTAATTTGTCGGCCAATCAGCAAAACCTGGACCGCTTTTACTGGCCGTTTACCGGAGACGATGATTATGACGTTTCCGACCTTTACCGTGTAACGTTTAACTGGCCGAAGACTTATCCTTTTTACCTGGAAGAAGACGGGACGCCGGCCGACTATGTAACAGATTACCCTGTGCAAACTCCTATGGGCAGCTGGCAGGCCTGGAGCGTGATTGACCAGGTGATCGGCGACCGGTACATTCAAACCCGGCGGCGGCAGCTGAACTCTATACTCACACTCAATGTGAAACTGGATGCACTGACCCCGGGCCTTTCCACCAAAGTAACGGGCAGTTACCTGGCCGAAGACTATATGCGGAAGAAATACCTGACCTACCAGACAAATTACGTGTTCAACCAGGCAGATCCCGGCGGCAACCGTTTTCTGCCCGCTCCGCCGGATCCGAACGACATCAATATATTTACCTTCAGCCAAAACCAGCCCTTTATGAGCTATGATATGGCTACTTACTGGGGTTACCAGTTCAACTGGTTCCTGAATTATGATCGCACCTTTAATAAGCACACGGTGCAGGCGCTGGCAGTATTTGAACAGGCGGAAAGCGGGGGGCATGAGGTGCTGGCCCGCGCGGAAAATCCGATTACTTCGGATGACCAGATGTTCGTATACCCGACTGACAGGCAATTTCGCTACGGAGACGGCCGCGATACCATCGGGGCGCGTCAATCCTACATCGGAAGGGTACATTACGCGTATGATGATAAGTATATTGCCGAATTCTCTTTCCGCTATGACGGGAATACACTTTTCCCTGACGGTAAGCGCTGGGGCTTTTTCCCCTCTGTTTCAGCCGCGTGGCGGATCGCGGAGGAACCCTTTTTCCGTGAGCTGACAGGCGCCTTTGACGAACTGAAGCTCAGGGCATCCTACGGCACCACGGGGAATGATCTGAATGTGAGTAATGAAGAGATCGCCGCTTTCGCCTATGCCGAGAACTATGTGAACTCGGGGAATTATATTTTCGGTGACCGCTTATACCAGCAAATTGCCCCCGGAGCTACTCCTAATCCATTCCTCACCTGGGCCACTTCCACTACGTATAACCTGGGACTGGATGTGGCCGTGATGAACGGGAAACTGAGCGGTACATTAGATGCCTTTGTCCGGGAAGAAACCGATATCCTGGGCCCCCGCGGAGTAACGCTTCCTGTTGCTTACGGCCGGGCGCTGGCGCCGGAAAATTACGCGGCCCGTTCCTGGCGGGGAGGGGAGCTAACCGTGATGTGGCAGGATGATATTGGAAATGGCCTTAATTATGCCGTAACAGGCAACCTGGGATACGCAAGGGACCGCTGGGATACTTACGATGAAAATCCGGCCTATGCCCCGGCGGCAACCAGCATTTTCAGTCACGCATCGGCCGGCCGGAGGATCGCATTATCGGCCTCCGGGCGCTTGGGATCATCCGCACGCAGGAACAGCTGGACGCGCTTCTTGAACAGGGATTCACGCAGTACGGCCGCGATCCTTACCTTGGCGGGCTGTACTTTGAAGACGTACGCGGCGACGGGTACTCGCCCGGGCCTGACGGTAAAATAGACGGGAACGACTTCCAGCTGCTTTCCGACGACGCCGCGCCCCGGATCAATTACGGCTTCGGATTCGATGTATATTATAAGCGCTTTGCACTGCAAGCCCATTTCCAGGGCGTGATGGCATACGACCGTATTATAAGTAACCAGGAAGGGGCCGGTATGCGCCAGCACGGCGGAGCGGTCCGGCCTTACTATCCTATCTGGGCGTCGGACGTGTGGACACCTGATAATCCTGATGCGAAATATCCCCGTCCGATTGGCCAGAACTGGTACGAATCCGGCACAGGCTCTACCTCCTTCTGGATCCGGAACGGCGCTTACCTCCGGCTGAAGACCCTGAACTTGTCCTACAGCCTGCCGGAAGCCTGGTCTTCTACCTTGAAACTGAAGGATATCACGGTGTATTTTAACGGGACCAACCTGTTCTTCATTTCGGAAATGGACGAATTCCATGATCCGGAGCAGCGGAACTATGATTCCTATCCCATCATGAAAACCTTCACTTTTGGACTGGATGTTAGATTTTAATGACACGCAACATGAAAAAGATCATATATAGTATATTATCGTGCCTGGCTGTTCTTACCGTTTCCTGTAATGACGACGTCCTTGATATTGAGGACCTGGGCCATTACCAGGCAGAAGAAGTATGGAACGACCCGAATCTTGCCAATGCCTATATGGCCAATATTTATCCCATGTTCGGCAACTGGGCTGCAGACGTTAGCGAACGAAGTGAACAATTGGTGGGGATCCATTTTTATCCCAACCGGATTACTATTTCGAACGGAGAATATAAATCCTGGGATTATAACCGCATCCGCCTTATCAACCAGGCCATACAGGATGTGAATGGGGGTACCCTGGACCAGGAGATTAAGGACAATATTATGGGGCAGGCGCTTTTCATGCGGGCTTACGCCTATTTTAATATGGTGATGTACCACGGAGGCGTGCCTTACCTGACTGAGCCGCTGGACCGCTATGAAGATGATTTGCTGGTATCACGGAATTCGACTGCGGAATGTTTTGATCTGATCATACAAGACCTGGACAATGCCATTGCCAACCTTCCGGAGCGCATTGAACCTTCTTCCGACGAGTATGGTAAGATAGACGGAAGCTTTGCCCAGGCTTTCAAGGCAAAGGTGCTGCTGTACAAGGCTTCTCCTCAGTTCAACCCTTCGAACCCCTGGGACAATGCTTATTGGGAAGAAGCTTACCAGGTGAATAAACAGGTTTATGACGGACTTAGCAGCCTCGGATTCGCCTTGCATCCAGATTATTCCACCATTGCGCTGGATGAACGCAACAATGAGATCATTTTCTCCGTCATCAACAGCTACCCTGATAAGGTAGCGGCCTGGGACCACGGTGTGCGGCCCGGATCGGAAAGCCGGGGACCTGCTTCAGCCTGTCCCAGCTGGGAGTTCGTAAAAGAATTTCCGATGAAGGACGGGAAGCTTTACAACGATCCTACTGGCGCGTACTATAAAACAGACGAAGAATTTTTGCAGAGCTACTGGGAAAACCGCGATCCGCGGTTTGACAAATCAGTGGTATGGAATGGAAAAATTTACGAGGTATCCGGGAAAGCCGGAAAGCGGCAGTACACCGCCCTGGGAGTGGCGCATGAACTGGATGATTTTGGGGTAAACCCGGCGGCGGAAACCAATTCCACCAACCTGAACCGGTACAGTGGCTTCTTTATTCTGAAAAACAGCCTGCTGAACCTTAAGCAAGCCGAAGTTCAGCAATACGATGTGGATTACGTGGTGATGCGCTTCGCGGAAGTAATGCTGAATTATGCCGAAACGGCCAACGAAACAGGGAGGACCGGCGAAGCCCTGGAAATCCTGAAGCAGATCCGCGAGCGGGCCGGTATTGAGCCCGGCGCCGGCGGCAATTATGGGATCACAGCCGACACCCGGGAAGAGGTGCGGGAAGCGATCCTGGCCGAACGGAATATCGAGTTCTGCTTTGAAGGCCACCGCTTCTGGGACCTGCGCCGCCTGCGCATGCTGGACCGCCTGGACGGCATTACCAAGCATGGAGTGGAAGCGATAGCCGTTACGCCTTCCGGAACGGATATGCCCCTTGACCAGGCCAGGGAACAGGCCGATGAGTACCAGCTGGTGGAGGAAGATTTCCGCTACAGCCTGCTGCAGGTGCCGTTTTCCGGCGTAAAAGTAATGTCGCTCCCGGAACAATATTATTTCTTCCCTATCCAGGAGGAGGTGATCAACCGGAATTCCAATATTGAACAGAACTCCAACTGGGGAGGAACCTTTAATCCTACGCTGGAATAGTGACGAGACTTTCAAAGAGTTAAGAACCCTTTCAAAGTTTTTCATAAATTGGGCCGCCATTTCTTTTGTCCGCCGGCGCAATGGCTCCGCTGTGACTGTCCGGGGGCGTGGCGATTGTTATCTGGATTAACTTAAACATTAATGGAAAAACCGAAACAACCTTCGAGTTCCAGGAGGAATTTTTTGAAAGGCTCTGCCGCCGCGCTGGCTGCATTTACGATCGTTCCCAGGCATGTTCTGGGGCAGGGATTCCTTGCTCCGAGCGATCAGCTTACCAAAGCCGTGATCGGAGTAGGCGGCATGGGACGTAATCATTTTGGGTATGCCGGTACCCGCGTGGTAGCCATTTGCGACGTGGATAAAGGCCACCTGAAAAAGGCTTTGGGGATGCTTGATAAAGGAGTTAAAACCTTTGCTGATTACCGGGAACTGATACGGCTTCCGGAAGTAGATATCGTACACGTGGCCACCCCGCCCCACTGGCATGGTATTATCGCCGCCGACGCCGCACGGGAGGGGAAAGACATCTGGTGTGAAAAACCAATGACCCGTACCATTGGCGAAGGTAAGAGGCTGGTAGAAGCGGTGCAGCAGCACGGCCGGATTTTCCGGCTGAACACCTGGTTCCGTTTTGAAGATAATTTCTACGGGATGGGCACCACGGTGAAACCTATTAAGAAACTGGTTCAAAGCGGCCTGCTTGGCTGGCCCCTGAAAGTAACGATTGGCGGCGGGACAGGCTTTAACTGGAAATTTTTCTGGGTTGGAAAGGAACACCTGGACCCACAGCCTGTTCCCGCCGAACTGGATTATGAAATGTGGCTGGGCCCGGCGCCCTGGAAACCTTATAACCCGCACCGCGTACACCAGACTTTCCGCGGCTACTGGGATTATGACGGCGGTGGCCTTGGCGATATGGGGCAGCACTATATTGACCCCGTTCAGTATTTCCTTGACAAAGACCATACAAGCCCTGTAAGCGTAGAAGTAGACGCTCCCCAGCAGCATCCTGATGCCGCCGGTGCATGGAGGCGGATTGAATTCACCTACGAGGACGGTTGCAAGATCATCCTTGACGGAGAGAACAAGGATGCGAATGTACCTTATATAGAAGGGCCGAAAGGGAAGCTGTATCCCGGTTTCCGTTCTGATATCCCTGACCTGCAAAAGAAGCTGGCTGCTTTCCCTGACCCGGAACCGCAGGTGACCGATTTCGTAGAAGCGGTAAAGAAGCGTCAGAAGTTTGCGTTGAACGAAGAGAACGGCCATCGCTCCTGTACCCTGGTGAACATGGGTAAGATTGCCGTACGCCTGAACCGTTCCCTGAAATTTGATCCGGTGGCCCAGCGCTTTATAGACGATGAAGGCGCTAACGAACTGGCTTACCAGGCAATGAGAGGCCCCTGGACAATATAGATACTATTACAATGTTGAAAAAAATACTATTATTATTTACGGCTGTGCTTGCCCTGAACGGGGCAGCCATGGCACAGCTGGATGCAAACCGGACGGTTTCCACCCGGATCGCAGACCTGCTGGCGCAAATGCCGGCGGAAAACGGGGCGGAATTGAAGCAGCATGCGCAGGAAATGGCGGAACTCGGGGAAGCCGGGATCGTACAGCTGGCGGATATGCTGGCAGCTCCCGGCAAAGGGGATAACTCCAGGCTGGAATATGCAATTGGCGGCTTTTCGTTTTACGTTACCCAGCCCGGGCAGGAAAAATGGAGAGCGCTGGCCCAGCGCGCTTATTGCCTGAGCCTGGAAAAAGAAGAGAACAAAGACGTAAAGGCTTTCCTGATCAGCCAGCTGCAGATCGTAGGGGGAGAAGATGCAGTTGCCGCCCTGCAATCCTACCTGGCAGATGAGCGTTTATGCGATCCGGCTGCAAGGGCGTTAGTACATATTGCTACACCTTCCGCGGGTAAAGCCCTGCTCCTGGCGCTGGAAGACGCCCCTGAAGGCTGCCGCCTTTCCCTGGTGGAAGCCCTTGGCGACCTTCGTTACACGGAAGCGGCGGAGGCAATAGCTCCGTTTGCCGAAAGCGACGATAAAGACCTGCGTAAAGTGGCGCTGTATGCGCTGGCGAATATTGCCAGCCCTGCTTCCGCCAAAGTGCTTTCCGCATCCGCTGCCGAAAGCAATTATAATTTCGAAGAGACGAATGCAACTTCTTCTTACCTCCGTTACCTGGATCGTTTAATTGAAGACGGCGAAGATAATACAGCGGCGAAATTAGCCAGGAAGCTTATGAAAAAAGCGAAAGGCAGCGAACTTGTGCATACCCGTACGGCGGCGCTTGCGCTCCTGGCGGAGGCCCGCGGCCAGGAGGGATTGCCCTACCTGCTGAAAGCCATGAAGGATGATAGTCCGGAATACCGCCGGGCCGCGTTGAAATTTTCCGGCGATATCAGCGCGCCCGCGGCCGCAGCGGCATGGATAAAGCAGCTGCAGCGCTCAAAGGATGCAGAAGTGCAGTCAGAGATCATTGCCATGCTCGGCAATACGCAAACAAGCGCAGCCCTTCCCGTGGTAAGCGGCTTTTTAAAAGCCGGCGACCAGCAGGTCCGCCTGGCAGCCATAAAGGCCGTTCAGCAGATCGGCGGGGTGGAAGCGCTCGGCAGCCTGCTGGAAGTGATGAAGAACGGAGATGAAAAAGAAGTGCAGGCGGTTAAAGAAGCGTTGCTGGTAATGCAAGGCGATGGGCTTCCCGGCCAGGTGGCTGCGGCCCTGCCCGCCATGCCCGCCCCCGCAAAAGCTGCCCTCATTGATGTGCTGGCAGCACGGGCTGCGGATAAAAACCTGGACGTGGTCCTTGCGGAAGTGAAGAGTTCCGACAAAGCCGTACGGGCTTCGGCATTTGCTGCACTGGGTTCTATGGTTACTTCCAAAGACCTGCCCGCATTGTTTGCCCTCCTGAACCAGGTAGAAAATGATAAAGAAGTAAGCCAGGTGCAGGATGCGCTTGTGAATGCCCTGAGAGATAC is a window from the Anseongella ginsenosidimutans genome containing:
- a CDS encoding FecR family protein produces the protein MQGEHNELFNDRTAGDIRKVLKTPEAERLSPGEKEQLWEKIDGSIPRKKGWVRRLGWLKVAAAVIFSAGMGSWLLFNTAATSPLEQMVAAARLADTLAASEIEVVTINTKESAEEGDEPVYKTVVVPYGKRTMLTLQDSTRIWLNSGSKLVYPEVFEDGQRQVYLEGEAYFDVQHSESRPFFVQTKDMEIKVLGTEFNVSAYSDDENSNVVLVKGSIELTTNRTSFSEKVKTRLVPHEIAVYNPAEKDLEISNTVVEEYVSWRTGSMVFKNSRLSEILKKLQRYYRMQIELEDPGLGTATFTGPLDLKKNIESVMDIICLTTSLVYEKEEGKIVLKENK
- a CDS encoding SusC/RagA family TonB-linked outer membrane protein, which encodes MKKCDRRVTDLLRIMKLTTLFLLLGMMTVSAEGYSQKRLTVLVNNGTLNDLFNQIQQQSDYLIFYRDEVLAGNRLEKINLELKNKKIGDILDRALKGTHLTYRISGRQIAVIEDIPENRELIQQEVSGTVQDTSGMPLPGVSVQVKGTTTGTMTDIEGRFTLPAGPEDVLVISLMGFLSKEVPVGGQDELTINLQEDVARLEQVVVVGYGTQKRSSITGAVTAVDAADLNNMAASNLSNTLAGRAPGVNVTNTSGLSGASSRIRIRGSFGEPLYVIDGIVRDKAAFDALEASEVNQMSFLKDAATASIYGSRAGNGVVLVTTKKGKAQEATFNFQSNYTMGRPTMTLLSDLTTATDELIYQNRVAEFNGNAAPNGTEEFEYFENRSYNVHDFIWRNPSFHRQSLSVTGGNEKVTYYSLLSYRDEQGSYTSVDHQKYNLRSNISANITDAVSVDLNLSANQQNLDRFYWPFTGDDDYDVSDLYRVTFNWPKTYPFYLEEDGTPADYVTDYPVQTPMGSWQAWSVIDQVIGDRYIQTRRRQLNSILTLNVKLDALTPGLSTKVTGSYLAEDYMRKKYLTYQTNYVFNQADPGGNRFLPAPPDPNDINIFTFSQNQPFMSYDMATYWGYQFNWFLNYDRTFNKHTVQALAVFEQAESGGHEVLARAENPITSDDQMFVYPTDRQFRYGDGRDTIGARQSYIGRVHYAYDDKYIAEFSFRYDGNTLFPDGKRWGFFPSVSAAWRIAEEPFFRELTGAFDELKLRASYGTTGNDLNVSNEEIAAFAYAENYVNSGNYIFGDRLYQQIAPGATPNPFLTWATSTTYNLGLDVAVMNGKLSGTLDAFVREETDILGPRGVTLPVAYGRALAPENYAARSWRGGELTVMWQDDIGNGLNYAVTGNLGYARDRWDTYDENPAYAPAATSIFSHASAGRRIALSASGRLGSSARRNSWTRFLNRDSRSTAAILTLAGCTLKTYAATGTRPGLTVK
- a CDS encoding RagB/SusD family nutrient uptake outer membrane protein; protein product: MKKIIYSILSCLAVLTVSCNDDVLDIEDLGHYQAEEVWNDPNLANAYMANIYPMFGNWAADVSERSEQLVGIHFYPNRITISNGEYKSWDYNRIRLINQAIQDVNGGTLDQEIKDNIMGQALFMRAYAYFNMVMYHGGVPYLTEPLDRYEDDLLVSRNSTAECFDLIIQDLDNAIANLPERIEPSSDEYGKIDGSFAQAFKAKVLLYKASPQFNPSNPWDNAYWEEAYQVNKQVYDGLSSLGFALHPDYSTIALDERNNEIIFSVINSYPDKVAAWDHGVRPGSESRGPASACPSWEFVKEFPMKDGKLYNDPTGAYYKTDEEFLQSYWENRDPRFDKSVVWNGKIYEVSGKAGKRQYTALGVAHELDDFGVNPAAETNSTNLNRYSGFFILKNSLLNLKQAEVQQYDVDYVVMRFAEVMLNYAETANETGRTGEALEILKQIRERAGIEPGAGGNYGITADTREEVREAILAERNIEFCFEGHRFWDLRRLRMLDRLDGITKHGVEAIAVTPSGTDMPLDQAREQADEYQLVEEDFRYSLLQVPFSGVKVMSLPEQYYFFPIQEEVINRNSNIEQNSNWGGTFNPTLE
- a CDS encoding Gfo/Idh/MocA family oxidoreductase, whose protein sequence is MEKPKQPSSSRRNFLKGSAAALAAFTIVPRHVLGQGFLAPSDQLTKAVIGVGGMGRNHFGYAGTRVVAICDVDKGHLKKALGMLDKGVKTFADYRELIRLPEVDIVHVATPPHWHGIIAADAAREGKDIWCEKPMTRTIGEGKRLVEAVQQHGRIFRLNTWFRFEDNFYGMGTTVKPIKKLVQSGLLGWPLKVTIGGGTGFNWKFFWVGKEHLDPQPVPAELDYEMWLGPAPWKPYNPHRVHQTFRGYWDYDGGGLGDMGQHYIDPVQYFLDKDHTSPVSVEVDAPQQHPDAAGAWRRIEFTYEDGCKIILDGENKDANVPYIEGPKGKLYPGFRSDIPDLQKKLAAFPDPEPQVTDFVEAVKKRQKFALNEENGHRSCTLVNMGKIAVRLNRSLKFDPVAQRFIDDEGANELAYQAMRGPWTI